AAAagtcaataacaacaacaacaataaatcaGTGATATCATCTAATCCTgaaacatcaaataattcaCCAGGTGGGTTCTATATTCAAAGACATGCTGTGAAAATGAACATGGATTCAGAAATCAACTTTAGAAATTGAATAGATTGACAAGAAGTGATACCAAGTGCCGCCTTAAACTAACATCAGTGACATTGTTTATCCTCCAGGCTAACAAGGATCAAACTAAACACAAAGAAACAAGTAATCTCAATTTTGCAGCCTATTTATTAAATCCAACACACAATGATTTGATACTCGTAATAAGCAACTAACAACCAAACAAGTAGTATGCCAACTTCGACATGAGCAAAAAATTAACAGGCTTCAAAAACAAAAGCCAGACAAGGAGCATTATTTTGTGACAAACAAAATTGCAGCAGCATATCTATGACTACTAAAGACCTGGTATGTCTAACCTCTAGAACTTCCTCCAGTTCAAATTCCCCTCACTCCTTCATCACTCTCCGGTGAGACAGAAAATCACCTCCGTTTCCCATAGCACACGTAGATTACAGCAGCAGCTGCAACAACAGCTCCTGTAGACCCTGCTGCCACCACTGGCCACTGCAACTTCAATCCCTTCCCTTCACTGTGTACACCATTTAAACCTCTATCGATTGACTCAACGGTCTCCACCGCCTTCTCATTCAGCGATATGATCACCCTCTCAGCTTCCTTTGCTTCCTTGCGCAATTGAAGAATACTCGATTCCAGACCAGTCACTTTCTCCTCAGATTCTCTAAGTGCCTCCTCCAACCTTAATTTCTGCTTAACCAACTCATCCAATTCAGTTTTTTTCTCTGCAGCAACCTTCTCCAATTCCTCAACCTTCTGTCTGTAACCCTTAATTTCCCTCTCCTTTTCATCAATCTTATCCCTAGTCTCCTCCTCAAACCTAATCCTCTTGTTCCTTTCCTCAATTTCCTTAGTCTCCAAAACTCCAATTTTCCTCTCCAAATCCCTAACCCTAACGTCACTCTCAGCCTTCACCTTCTTCAATCCTGCCAATTCATTTTCCAGAGACTCAACCCTAGACTCTTTCTCCCCAAAAACCTTCCTCAATTCGGCGGCATCTGCCCTCGCCTCCTCCGCCGCAGTCATTTCTGATACCATATCGTGGTGCAGCCTAGCCACCTCCGTCTCCAGGTCCGCCGCCCTTGCGGCGATAACCTCCGTCGCTTTCGCAGCATCGCGCGACTGCTCCACTTCTCTCTGCAGCTCTTCGATCTTCTCGCTCTTATCTGCACCGTCGCTCCTCAATCCGTCGAGCTCCGCCGTCAGCTTCTTGATCTCCT
The genomic region above belongs to Glycine max cultivar Williams 82 chromosome 14, Glycine_max_v4.0, whole genome shotgun sequence and contains:
- the LOC100814031 gene encoding peroxisomal and mitochondrial division factor 2, with product MADEGVANGGGVDDQYGEESATKIAALQRERDELVSENVARKEEIKKLTAELDGLRSDGADKSEKIEELQREVEQSRDAAKATEVIAARAADLETEVARLHHDMVSEMTAAEEARADAAELRKVFGEKESRVESLENELAGLKKVKAESDVRVRDLERKIGVLETKEIEERNKRIRFEEETRDKIDEKEREIKGYRQKVEELEKVAAEKKTELDELVKQKLRLEEALRESEEKVTGLESSILQLRKEAKEAERVIISLNEKAVETVESIDRGLNGVHSEGKGLKLQWPVVAAGSTGAVVAAAAVIYVCYGKRR